Within the Candidatus Eremiobacteraceae bacterium genome, the region GACTTCCTCCGCGCTCAAACTTTCGCCCGGCTTGACCTTCACGACCGCGCACACTTCTTCGCCCCAGCGTTTGCTGGGCACGCCGATCACCTGCACGTCCGAGATCTTTGGGTGGCCGTACAAGAACTCTTCGATCTCGCGCGGGTACACGTTCTCGCCGCCGCGGATGATCAGGTCCTTGATGCGCCCGACGATCTTGACGTAGCCCTGCTCGTCCAGCACCGCCAGATCGCCCGAGTGTAGCCAGCGGTCGTCGTCGATCGCCTTGGCCGTCGCCTGCGGGTCTTTGTAGTAGCCCTTCATCGTGCCGTGCCCGCGCGAGCATAACTCGCCCGGCGTGCCCGGCGGCTGCGCAGCGCCGCTTTCCGGATCGGCCACTTTGACCTCGACGCCCGGCAATGCGCGCCCGACCGTCGTCACGCGGCGCTCGATCGAATCGTCGGTGCGCGTTTGCGTGATCACCGGCGACGATTCGGTGAGCCCGTAGGCGATCGTCAGTTCGCGCGCGCCCATCGTCTCGGTGACGGCGCGCATGACCTCGATCGGGCAAGGCGACCCGGCCATGATGCCGGTGCGCAGGCTGCTCAGATCGAAGCTGGCGAACTCCGGGTGCTCGAGCTCCGCGATGAACATCGTCGGCACGCCGTAGACGGCCGTGCAGCGTTCGGTGTGGATCGCGTTGAGCACGGCGCGCGGTTCGAACACCTCGATCGGCACCATGGTGGCGCCGCGCGTCATGCAGCCCAAGCTCGCCATGACGCAGCCGAAGCAGTGGAAGAGCGGAACGGGGAAGCACAACCGGTCGCGCTCGGTCAGATTCTGACAGCCGCTCACGTGATAGGCGTTGAGCACGATGTTGCG harbors:
- a CDS encoding AMP-binding protein: MEDIDRITIGTLLDRQAERFGDREALVYTDRPVRLTYAQFRDKVDAIARGLMALDIKKGEHVSVWASNVPEWLYLQYATAKIGAVLVTVNTAYRAHELEYLLKQSDTTTFFLIRSFKGVDYVKTLREVLPDLDRAKVGHASFETLPRLKRLLFIGDERLPGMLKFSDLYELASQISPEQLAQRSASLNASDVINMQYTSGTTGFPKGVMLTHRNIVLNAYHVSGCQNLTERDRLCFPVPLFHCFGCVMASLGCMTRGATMVPIEVFEPRAVLNAIHTERCTAVYGVPTMFIAELEHPEFASFDLSSLRTGIMAGSPCPIEVMRAVTETMGARELTIAYGLTESSPVITQTRTDDSIERRVTTVGRALPGVEVKVADPESGAAQPPGTPGELCSRGHGTMKGYYKDPQATAKAIDDDRWLHSGDLAVLDEQGYVKIVGRIKDLIIRGGENVYPREIEEFLYGHPKISDVQVIGVPSKRWGEEVCAVVKVKPGESLSAEEVIAFCDGKIQRQKVPALVMFVEGYPMTASGKIQKYKLREAAVDQFSRQEDAAVQTA